In a single window of the Ooceraea biroi isolate clonal line C1 chromosome 8, Obir_v5.4, whole genome shotgun sequence genome:
- the LOC105275578 gene encoding uncharacterized protein LOC105275578 isoform X1, whose translation MEVKPIPKPRSMLTDNRPVPAPRKILPPSNLPPARSNTPTSESGQSEKSDDLRSTGSTINENTNRSNHEFFRNLSTSSRQLKDEISEKVTLKGRAVISSTRNASIRLERSMKNLLTRRLSSLNQDDVVNQSAAQKKLKDPVEEDRCVSMPADDIFSSISFYSPISGNLRSMKNEEDLSAGGRHSPPPPVYPPPPLPDESIYDELQSVTSGSSSRYDTLSSTVSDKIERDFPESFNLLSLVRNQGSDSDQSSNISDVNVTLPLEKSEIFAKRLSRSDSWTFYDATPGTKVENIDEVDRISSVEEESSGKSLRTETPTIDRNSCASNESQASIQNSLYENLSPPKIECRLQPATILSDTRQQSSKSLLFEFDPFARTSEDDNVYSNYENNDLMLLEALLATNDSPSSADSTLEFRENTDVEEEQEDEDLIHPGISSIPPEPPKRFDSLPKNEYDVAEGVEQPDKVATLGKNPPLLPKLAHLVTKKQPAVPPRKPNMKNPLMRNTSPSQPVVNTVTTTARTISENNVEESVTSSSSASPKIAEDNCRVSVIQKLKKLRHESSMHAIKPNVISFVKSGSKLLSRTREHIGESGSRSLRMERPKVNAPHNPITHKGMIYRPGVGIERTKDLVPRAAVLLDRKLSFYTDKSMSTLKEVVELETVHSIHLLQDVKTMDGETVHCIAISGEGRPSVHIFYAKGVAERRVWAQRILEATTPIFPTRYTTELTRVGWACLKEGITGTWFPAWVLLQQRTLIYTKPLDPALPVNFEHVDLRKARCIVLREQEGPIAGKFVPVVVVDAGGSGALHIATPGTYEAPAWRHALYQAATNCGPALDQQQITQDNVPVILDKCVNFIYAHGIMSEGIYRRSGSSSAVVRLLEAFRRDAWATQITRNSYSEHDVATVLRRFLRDLPDPLFPADIHDRLCLASELTSEENKIATYQKLLSILNSVTSATLRRILAHLHGLSQQSARNLMTVENLSAIWGPTLMHAGENSAEEWNRRETKVVGDLIRLYPKLYQLSPADLAKEAKMLEVVEKHHVSNNAPRGAPSGDLKIWIYILSRDRECVNVTIGPQKTAFDVCRELAEKANLPPHELCLEEYTLSGALERPLHHNERVLETVARWGYWDPDDRKDNVLVLKKNRLYKDIVPLVKPPMTISGELKFADTKTKNLKTYLFEFSQAKLCCYKDKVCSVKFHEWKIEDIVWYLGHEPKRNPQMGWSITFIMKNKKPTRCKDSPYFGNTLAGTSKDEQYRWLAAMLFGEYQMNLRPSAVNLMDP comes from the exons ATGGAGGTGAAGCCGATACCGAAGCCGCGATCAATGTTGACTGATAACAGGCCGGTACCAGCGCCTCGAAAAATCTTGCCACCTTCCAACTTGCCACCGGCTCGTTCCAACACTCCAACCAGCGAATCCGGTCAGTCCGAAAAGAGCGACGATCTGAGGTCAACCGGTAGTACTATCAACGAGAACACCAACCGCAGCAATCACGAATTCTTCCGCAATCTCAGCACGAGTTCACGCCAACTGAAGGATGAAATCTCAGAAAAGGTGACGCTGAAGGGACGCGCGGTCATCTCGAGCACGCGGAATGCCAGCATTCGACTGGAGAGATCGATGAAGAACCTGCTAACTCGACGGTTGTCGTCGCTGAATCAGGACGACGTGGTCAACCAGAGTGCCGCCCAAAAGAAGCTTAAGGACCCGGTCGAGGAGGACAGGTGCGTATCGATGCCAGCTGACGACATTTTCAGCAGCATCTCGTTCTACAGTCCCATAAGTGGCAATCTGCGAAGCatgaaaaacgaagaagatctGTCTGCCGGTGGCAGGCACAGCCCACCACCTCCGGTTTATCCGCCACCTCCGCTTCCGGATGAGTCTATCTACGATGAGCTGCAGTCCGTCACGTCGGGAAGTAGCAGCCGATACGATACGCTCAGTTCCACAGTGTCCGACAAGATCGAGCGGGACTTTCCCGAATCGTTCAATCTTCTCAGCCTCGTGCGTAATCAG GGTAGCGACTCAGACCAAAGTTCAAATATATCTGATGTCAATGTAACTTTGCCATTGgaaaaatctgaaattttCGCCAAGAGACTATCGAGATCTGACTCTTGGACTTTCTACGATGCCACACCCGGCACGAAAGTCGAGAACATCGATGAAGTAGACAGGATATCTAGTGTTGAAGAAGAGAGTTCAGGAAAGTCTTTGAGGACGGAAACGCCGACGATAGATCGAAATTCTTGCGCGTCCAACGAAAGTCAGGCTTCTATCCAGAATTCTCTCTACGAAAATCTATCACCGCCGAAAATCGAATGCCGGCTACAACCCGCGACCATTCTCTCAGATACCAGACAGCAGAGCAGCAAGTCTCTGCTCTTTGAATTCGACCCGTTCGCGAGAACATCCGAGGACGACAACGTCTACAGCAACTACGAGAACAACGATTTGATGTTGTTAGAAGCATTGTTAGCCACTAACGACTCGCCCAGCAGCGCCGACAGCACACTGGAGTTCCGTGAGAACACCGATGTCGAAGAGGAACAGGAAGACGAGGATTTGATACATCCTGGCATCAGTTCAATACCTCCGGAGCCGCCCAAGAGATTCGATTCGCTTCCCAAGAACGAATATGATGTGGCGGAAGGCGTTGAACAGCCTGATAAAGTGGCGACATTAGGTAAGAATCCGCCTCTCTTGCCGAAGCTCGCACACTTGGTGACCAAGAAGCAACCCGCGGTTCCTCCCAGGAAACCTAACATGAAAAATCCGCTTATGAGGAACACTTCGCCTTCCCAACCGGTTGTGAATACAGTGACAACGACGGCGAGGacaatatctgaaaataaCGTTGAGGAAAGTGTTACCAGTTCTTCGTCTGCCTCGCCAAAGATTGCCGAGGATAATTGCAGAGTGAGTGTGATACAAAAGTTGAAGAAGCTACGACATGAGTCAAGCATGCACGCCATCAAGCCTAATGTAATCAGTTTCGTAAAGAGTGGTAGTAAATTGTTGTCCAGGACTCGCGAGCATATCGGTGAGTCCGGCTCGAGGTCGCTTCGAATGGAGAGGCCAAAGGTCAATGCTCCGCATAATCCGATCACACATAAGGGAATGATATACAG GCCTGGAGTGGGCATTGAGAGAACTAAGGACCTTGTGCCAAGAGCGGCAGTATTGCTCGATCGGAAATTATCATTCTATACTGACAAGAGCATGTCTACGCTGAAGGAGGTCGTAGAACTGGAGACAGTGCACAGTATTCATCTGCTTCAAGATGTTAA GACCATGGACGGTGAAACAGTGCATTGCATAGCGATTAGTGGCGAAGGCAGACCAAGCGTGCACATTTTCTACGCAAAGGGTGTCGCCGAAAGGCGAGTCTGGGCTCAGAGAATTCTCGAGGCTACTACGCCGATTTTTCCTACGAGATATACTACCGAGCTCACCAGAGTAGGTTGGGCGTGTTTGAAG GAAGGTATAACAGGCACATGGTTCCCAGCTTGGGTTCTTCTACAACAAAGAACCTTGATTTACACAAAACCTTTGGATCCTGCGTTACCTGTGAACTTTGAACACGTAGATCTACGGAAAGCGCGTTGCATCG TGTTGCGGGAGCAAGAAGGACCGATTGCCGGCAAGTTTGTGCCAGTTGTAGTGGTAGATGCTGGAGGTAGTGGTGCTTTGCACATCGCCACACCAGGAACATACGAGGCGCCTGCTTGGCGACATGCACTTTATCAAGCAGCTACTAACTGCGGCCCCGCCTTAGACCAACAGCAAATTACGCAGGACAACGTGCCGGTCATCTTGGATAAATGCGTCAACTTTATCTACGCGCACG GCATAATGTCTGAGGGTATTTATCGTCGCAGTGGATCAAGTAGTGCTGTAGTGAGATTATTGGAGGCTTTTAGACGAGATGCCTGGGCCACACAAATCACGCGAAATTCGTACAGCGAACATGACGTTGCCACAGTTCTTAGAAGATTTTTACGGGATTTACCGGATCCATTGTTCCCCGCTGACATTCACGATCGTCTTTGTCTCGCCTCAG AATTAACCAGTGAGGAAAACAAGATAGCGACTTACCAAAAGTTACTGTCCATTCTGAATTCTGTAACGTCGGCCACACTTCGCCGGATTCTGGCACACCTTCATGGTCTCAGTCAGCAAAGTGCCAGAAATCTAATGACTGTCGAGAACTTATCGGCAATTTGGGGCCCTACCTTGATGCACGCCGGCGAAAATAGCGCGGAGGAGTGGAATCGAAGAGAGACCAAAGTCGTCGGCGATCTTATCAGGCTGTATCCAAAACTCTACCAATTGTCGCCAGCTGATTTGGCCAAGGAGGCGAAAATGCTAGAAGTCGTAGAGAAGCATCATGTGTCCAACAATGCGCCACGAGGCGCACCGTCAGGAGACCTTAAGATTTGGATATACATCCTATCGCGGGATAGAGAATGCGTAAACGTCACC aTCGGACCTCAGAAGACAGCGTTCGACGTATGCCGAGAACTTGCCGAAAAAGCTAACTTGCCGCCTCACGAATTATGCTTAGAGGAATACACGCTGTCCGGTGCGCTGGAACGGCCGTTGCATCACAACGAACGTGTCTTAGAGACAGTGGCGAGATGGGGGTATTGGGATCCGGACGACAGGAAAGACAACGTCCTCGTGCTCAAGAAGAACCGGTTGTACAAAGACATCGTGCCTCTG gTGAAACCGCCGATGACGATCTCCGGGGAACTCAAGTTCGCGGATACCAAGACGAAGAATCTGAAGACTTATCTCTTCGAATTTAGTCAAGCAAAGCTCTGCTGTTACAAGGACAAGGTGTGCTCCGTAAAGTTTCACGAGTGGAAGATAGAGGATATTGTTTGGTACTTGGGACACGAACCTAAACGCAACCCACAGATGGG CTGGTCCATTACATTCATCATGAAAAATAAGAAGCCCACGAG ATGTAAAGACAGTCCATACTTCGGCAACACTTTGGCAGGCACGTCCAAGGATGAACAATATAGATGGTTAGCAGCCATGCTCTTCGGCGAGTATCAAATGAATCTCCGACCTTCCGCGGTGAATCTGATGGATCCATGA
- the LOC105275578 gene encoding uncharacterized protein LOC105275578 isoform X2 produces MEVKPIPKPRSMLTDNRPVPAPRKILPPSNLPPARSNTPTSESGQSEKSDDLRSTGSTINENTNRSNHEFFRNLSTSSRQLKDEISEKVTLKGRAVISSTRNASIRLERSMKNLLTRRLSSLNQDDVVNQSAAQKKLKDPVEEDSPISGNLRSMKNEEDLSAGGRHSPPPPVYPPPPLPDESIYDELQSVTSGSSSRYDTLSSTVSDKIERDFPESFNLLSLVRNQGSDSDQSSNISDVNVTLPLEKSEIFAKRLSRSDSWTFYDATPGTKVENIDEVDRISSVEEESSGKSLRTETPTIDRNSCASNESQASIQNSLYENLSPPKIECRLQPATILSDTRQQSSKSLLFEFDPFARTSEDDNVYSNYENNDLMLLEALLATNDSPSSADSTLEFRENTDVEEEQEDEDLIHPGISSIPPEPPKRFDSLPKNEYDVAEGVEQPDKVATLGKNPPLLPKLAHLVTKKQPAVPPRKPNMKNPLMRNTSPSQPVVNTVTTTARTISENNVEESVTSSSSASPKIAEDNCRVSVIQKLKKLRHESSMHAIKPNVISFVKSGSKLLSRTREHIGESGSRSLRMERPKVNAPHNPITHKGMIYRPGVGIERTKDLVPRAAVLLDRKLSFYTDKSMSTLKEVVELETVHSIHLLQDVKTMDGETVHCIAISGEGRPSVHIFYAKGVAERRVWAQRILEATTPIFPTRYTTELTRVGWACLKEGITGTWFPAWVLLQQRTLIYTKPLDPALPVNFEHVDLRKARCIVLREQEGPIAGKFVPVVVVDAGGSGALHIATPGTYEAPAWRHALYQAATNCGPALDQQQITQDNVPVILDKCVNFIYAHGIMSEGIYRRSGSSSAVVRLLEAFRRDAWATQITRNSYSEHDVATVLRRFLRDLPDPLFPADIHDRLCLASELTSEENKIATYQKLLSILNSVTSATLRRILAHLHGLSQQSARNLMTVENLSAIWGPTLMHAGENSAEEWNRRETKVVGDLIRLYPKLYQLSPADLAKEAKMLEVVEKHHVSNNAPRGAPSGDLKIWIYILSRDRECVNVTIGPQKTAFDVCRELAEKANLPPHELCLEEYTLSGALERPLHHNERVLETVARWGYWDPDDRKDNVLVLKKNRLYKDIVPLVKPPMTISGELKFADTKTKNLKTYLFEFSQAKLCCYKDKVCSVKFHEWKIEDIVWYLGHEPKRNPQMGWSITFIMKNKKPTRCKDSPYFGNTLAGTSKDEQYRWLAAMLFGEYQMNLRPSAVNLMDP; encoded by the exons ATGGAGGTGAAGCCGATACCGAAGCCGCGATCAATGTTGACTGATAACAGGCCGGTACCAGCGCCTCGAAAAATCTTGCCACCTTCCAACTTGCCACCGGCTCGTTCCAACACTCCAACCAGCGAATCCGGTCAGTCCGAAAAGAGCGACGATCTGAGGTCAACCGGTAGTACTATCAACGAGAACACCAACCGCAGCAATCACGAATTCTTCCGCAATCTCAGCACGAGTTCACGCCAACTGAAGGATGAAATCTCAGAAAAGGTGACGCTGAAGGGACGCGCGGTCATCTCGAGCACGCGGAATGCCAGCATTCGACTGGAGAGATCGATGAAGAACCTGCTAACTCGACGGTTGTCGTCGCTGAATCAGGACGACGTGGTCAACCAGAGTGCCGCCCAAAAGAAGCTTAAGGACCCGGTCGAGGAGGACAG TCCCATAAGTGGCAATCTGCGAAGCatgaaaaacgaagaagatctGTCTGCCGGTGGCAGGCACAGCCCACCACCTCCGGTTTATCCGCCACCTCCGCTTCCGGATGAGTCTATCTACGATGAGCTGCAGTCCGTCACGTCGGGAAGTAGCAGCCGATACGATACGCTCAGTTCCACAGTGTCCGACAAGATCGAGCGGGACTTTCCCGAATCGTTCAATCTTCTCAGCCTCGTGCGTAATCAG GGTAGCGACTCAGACCAAAGTTCAAATATATCTGATGTCAATGTAACTTTGCCATTGgaaaaatctgaaattttCGCCAAGAGACTATCGAGATCTGACTCTTGGACTTTCTACGATGCCACACCCGGCACGAAAGTCGAGAACATCGATGAAGTAGACAGGATATCTAGTGTTGAAGAAGAGAGTTCAGGAAAGTCTTTGAGGACGGAAACGCCGACGATAGATCGAAATTCTTGCGCGTCCAACGAAAGTCAGGCTTCTATCCAGAATTCTCTCTACGAAAATCTATCACCGCCGAAAATCGAATGCCGGCTACAACCCGCGACCATTCTCTCAGATACCAGACAGCAGAGCAGCAAGTCTCTGCTCTTTGAATTCGACCCGTTCGCGAGAACATCCGAGGACGACAACGTCTACAGCAACTACGAGAACAACGATTTGATGTTGTTAGAAGCATTGTTAGCCACTAACGACTCGCCCAGCAGCGCCGACAGCACACTGGAGTTCCGTGAGAACACCGATGTCGAAGAGGAACAGGAAGACGAGGATTTGATACATCCTGGCATCAGTTCAATACCTCCGGAGCCGCCCAAGAGATTCGATTCGCTTCCCAAGAACGAATATGATGTGGCGGAAGGCGTTGAACAGCCTGATAAAGTGGCGACATTAGGTAAGAATCCGCCTCTCTTGCCGAAGCTCGCACACTTGGTGACCAAGAAGCAACCCGCGGTTCCTCCCAGGAAACCTAACATGAAAAATCCGCTTATGAGGAACACTTCGCCTTCCCAACCGGTTGTGAATACAGTGACAACGACGGCGAGGacaatatctgaaaataaCGTTGAGGAAAGTGTTACCAGTTCTTCGTCTGCCTCGCCAAAGATTGCCGAGGATAATTGCAGAGTGAGTGTGATACAAAAGTTGAAGAAGCTACGACATGAGTCAAGCATGCACGCCATCAAGCCTAATGTAATCAGTTTCGTAAAGAGTGGTAGTAAATTGTTGTCCAGGACTCGCGAGCATATCGGTGAGTCCGGCTCGAGGTCGCTTCGAATGGAGAGGCCAAAGGTCAATGCTCCGCATAATCCGATCACACATAAGGGAATGATATACAG GCCTGGAGTGGGCATTGAGAGAACTAAGGACCTTGTGCCAAGAGCGGCAGTATTGCTCGATCGGAAATTATCATTCTATACTGACAAGAGCATGTCTACGCTGAAGGAGGTCGTAGAACTGGAGACAGTGCACAGTATTCATCTGCTTCAAGATGTTAA GACCATGGACGGTGAAACAGTGCATTGCATAGCGATTAGTGGCGAAGGCAGACCAAGCGTGCACATTTTCTACGCAAAGGGTGTCGCCGAAAGGCGAGTCTGGGCTCAGAGAATTCTCGAGGCTACTACGCCGATTTTTCCTACGAGATATACTACCGAGCTCACCAGAGTAGGTTGGGCGTGTTTGAAG GAAGGTATAACAGGCACATGGTTCCCAGCTTGGGTTCTTCTACAACAAAGAACCTTGATTTACACAAAACCTTTGGATCCTGCGTTACCTGTGAACTTTGAACACGTAGATCTACGGAAAGCGCGTTGCATCG TGTTGCGGGAGCAAGAAGGACCGATTGCCGGCAAGTTTGTGCCAGTTGTAGTGGTAGATGCTGGAGGTAGTGGTGCTTTGCACATCGCCACACCAGGAACATACGAGGCGCCTGCTTGGCGACATGCACTTTATCAAGCAGCTACTAACTGCGGCCCCGCCTTAGACCAACAGCAAATTACGCAGGACAACGTGCCGGTCATCTTGGATAAATGCGTCAACTTTATCTACGCGCACG GCATAATGTCTGAGGGTATTTATCGTCGCAGTGGATCAAGTAGTGCTGTAGTGAGATTATTGGAGGCTTTTAGACGAGATGCCTGGGCCACACAAATCACGCGAAATTCGTACAGCGAACATGACGTTGCCACAGTTCTTAGAAGATTTTTACGGGATTTACCGGATCCATTGTTCCCCGCTGACATTCACGATCGTCTTTGTCTCGCCTCAG AATTAACCAGTGAGGAAAACAAGATAGCGACTTACCAAAAGTTACTGTCCATTCTGAATTCTGTAACGTCGGCCACACTTCGCCGGATTCTGGCACACCTTCATGGTCTCAGTCAGCAAAGTGCCAGAAATCTAATGACTGTCGAGAACTTATCGGCAATTTGGGGCCCTACCTTGATGCACGCCGGCGAAAATAGCGCGGAGGAGTGGAATCGAAGAGAGACCAAAGTCGTCGGCGATCTTATCAGGCTGTATCCAAAACTCTACCAATTGTCGCCAGCTGATTTGGCCAAGGAGGCGAAAATGCTAGAAGTCGTAGAGAAGCATCATGTGTCCAACAATGCGCCACGAGGCGCACCGTCAGGAGACCTTAAGATTTGGATATACATCCTATCGCGGGATAGAGAATGCGTAAACGTCACC aTCGGACCTCAGAAGACAGCGTTCGACGTATGCCGAGAACTTGCCGAAAAAGCTAACTTGCCGCCTCACGAATTATGCTTAGAGGAATACACGCTGTCCGGTGCGCTGGAACGGCCGTTGCATCACAACGAACGTGTCTTAGAGACAGTGGCGAGATGGGGGTATTGGGATCCGGACGACAGGAAAGACAACGTCCTCGTGCTCAAGAAGAACCGGTTGTACAAAGACATCGTGCCTCTG gTGAAACCGCCGATGACGATCTCCGGGGAACTCAAGTTCGCGGATACCAAGACGAAGAATCTGAAGACTTATCTCTTCGAATTTAGTCAAGCAAAGCTCTGCTGTTACAAGGACAAGGTGTGCTCCGTAAAGTTTCACGAGTGGAAGATAGAGGATATTGTTTGGTACTTGGGACACGAACCTAAACGCAACCCACAGATGGG CTGGTCCATTACATTCATCATGAAAAATAAGAAGCCCACGAG ATGTAAAGACAGTCCATACTTCGGCAACACTTTGGCAGGCACGTCCAAGGATGAACAATATAGATGGTTAGCAGCCATGCTCTTCGGCGAGTATCAAATGAATCTCCGACCTTCCGCGGTGAATCTGATGGATCCATGA